Proteins co-encoded in one Bremerella sp. TYQ1 genomic window:
- the tsf gene encoding translation elongation factor Ts produces MTAITAGAVKALREKTGLPMMECKKALTESNGDEEKAILWLRENGKVKMLNRTDRVTEFGRVGIYTDAEKGAMVEFKCESAPVTQLEEFIALADDLAKVYAETPSVTTAEELLAQPSTIKEGSTLGDLKDDMFNRIREVFNVGRMVRVEGATGGYSHNSSTVSGVLIEVEGNNADAVKDVAMHVAAMSPSVLSKEDIDPALIEKERSILKAAALNEDSSKPENIIDKMVEGRLRNFYAQVALLEQPFVKEPKQTVSKYAQENGVKIKNFTHWVIGDDATPAEEG; encoded by the coding sequence ATGACGGCAATCACCGCCGGAGCGGTTAAAGCACTTCGCGAAAAGACCGGCCTTCCCATGATGGAATGCAAAAAAGCCCTGACCGAGTCGAATGGCGACGAAGAAAAGGCAATCTTGTGGCTTCGCGAAAACGGCAAAGTCAAGATGCTCAACCGCACCGACCGCGTTACCGAATTCGGTCGCGTCGGCATCTACACCGATGCTGAAAAAGGTGCCATGGTTGAATTCAAGTGCGAAAGCGCTCCAGTGACCCAGCTGGAAGAGTTCATCGCTTTGGCTGACGATCTGGCCAAGGTTTACGCCGAAACTCCAAGCGTTACCACTGCCGAGGAACTCCTGGCTCAACCTTCCACGATCAAAGAAGGTTCGACCCTGGGCGATTTGAAAGACGACATGTTCAACCGCATTCGCGAAGTCTTCAACGTCGGCCGTATGGTCCGCGTCGAAGGTGCGACCGGTGGTTACAGCCATAACTCGAGCACCGTTAGCGGTGTTTTGATCGAAGTGGAAGGTAACAACGCCGACGCCGTCAAAGACGTCGCCATGCACGTCGCCGCGATGAGCCCTTCGGTCCTGAGCAAGGAAGACATCGACCCTGCTTTGATCGAAAAGGAACGATCGATCCTCAAAGCAGCCGCTTTGAACGAAGATTCGAGCAAGCCGGAAAACATCATCGACAAGATGGTCGAAGGTCGACTGCGTAACTTCTACGCTCAAGTCGCTTTGCTCGAACAACCGTTCGTCAAAGAGCCAAAGCAGACCGTCAGCAAGTATGCTCAGGAAAATGGCGTGAAGATCAAGAACTTCACCCACTGGGTCATCGGCGACGACGCGACCCCAGCGGAAGAAGGCTAG